In Streptomyces sp. P3, one DNA window encodes the following:
- a CDS encoding CBS domain-containing protein, producing MAAGAPRIFVSHLSGIPVFDPNGDQVGRVRDLVVVLRVGRRPPRVLGLVVELSTRRRIFLPMTRVTGIESGQVITTGVLNVRRFEQRPTERLAFGELLDRRVTLVETGEEVSVLDVSVQQLPARRDWEIDRVFVRKGKKATAFRRAKGETLTVEWSAVTGFSLEEHGQGAESLLATFEQLRPADLANVLHHLSPKRRAEVAAALDDDRLADVLEELPEDDQIEILGKLKEERAADVLEAMDPDDAADLLSELPEQDQERLLSLMEPADAADMRRLMAYEEHTAGGLMTTEPIVLRPDATVADALARVRNRDLSPALAAQVYVCRPPDETPTGKYLGTVHFQRLLRDPPYTLVSSIIDDDLQALAPDAALPVVAGFFATYDMVAAPVVDEAGSLLGAVTVDDVLDHMLPEDWRETEFHLDEGATEAVGPHDS from the coding sequence ATGGCAGCGGGCGCCCCGCGGATCTTCGTCTCGCATCTCTCCGGCATCCCCGTGTTCGATCCGAACGGCGACCAGGTGGGCCGGGTGCGCGACCTCGTCGTCGTGCTGCGCGTGGGCCGGCGGCCGCCCCGGGTGCTCGGGCTGGTCGTCGAACTGTCCACGCGGCGGCGCATCTTCCTGCCGATGACCCGGGTCACCGGCATCGAGTCCGGGCAGGTCATCACCACCGGCGTGCTCAACGTCCGGCGCTTCGAGCAGCGGCCGACCGAGCGGCTGGCCTTCGGGGAGTTGCTCGACCGGCGGGTCACACTCGTCGAGACCGGTGAGGAGGTCAGCGTCCTCGACGTGTCGGTGCAGCAGCTGCCGGCCCGCCGGGACTGGGAGATCGACCGGGTCTTCGTCCGCAAGGGCAAGAAGGCGACCGCCTTCCGGCGGGCCAAGGGCGAGACGCTGACCGTGGAGTGGTCGGCGGTCACCGGGTTCTCGCTGGAGGAGCACGGGCAGGGCGCGGAGAGCCTGCTGGCCACCTTCGAGCAGTTGCGCCCCGCCGACCTCGCCAACGTCCTGCACCACCTGTCGCCCAAGCGGCGCGCCGAGGTGGCCGCGGCCCTCGACGACGACCGCCTCGCCGACGTCCTCGAGGAGCTCCCGGAGGACGACCAGATCGAGATTCTCGGCAAGCTGAAGGAGGAGCGCGCCGCGGACGTCCTGGAGGCCATGGACCCCGACGACGCCGCCGACCTGCTGTCCGAGCTCCCGGAACAGGACCAGGAACGGCTGCTGAGTCTGATGGAGCCCGCGGACGCGGCCGACATGCGGCGTCTGATGGCCTACGAGGAGCACACCGCGGGCGGTCTGATGACCACCGAGCCGATCGTCCTGCGGCCGGACGCCACCGTCGCCGACGCCCTCGCGCGCGTACGCAACCGCGACCTCTCCCCTGCGCTCGCCGCGCAGGTCTACGTCTGCCGCCCGCCCGACGAGACGCCGACCGGCAAGTACCTCGGCACGGTCCACTTCCAGCGGCTGCTGCGCGACCCGCCGTACACCCTGGTCAGCTCCATCATCGACGACGACCTGCAGGCCCTGGCGCCGGACGCGGCGCTGCCGGTCGTCGCCGGGTTCTTCGCGACGTACGACATGGTCGCGGCCCCCGTCGTCGACGAGGCGGGCTCGCTGCTGGGCGCGGTGACCGTGGACGACGTCCTGGACCACATGCTGCCCGAGGACTGGCGGGAGACGGAGTTCCACCTCGACGAGGGCGCGACCGAGGCGGTGGGCCCGCATGACTCCTGA